The Thermodesulfobacteriota bacterium DNA window CCCTACGGGCCGAACTGGATGGCCTATATAATGAGGCGCCTGAAGGAGCGGAAGGAGAACGTCTACTTCGTCATGCGGCACGTCTTCGATTGACGGGTGTGGAAAAACCCAATAGTTCTGTCACTCCCGCGAAAGCGGGAGTCCAGAAGTCCTTGGAAAGACTGGATTCCTGCTTCCGCAGGAATGACCGTTTTTTTAAAAAAGACTTTCCAGCCGCCCTCCCCTTCCCTACCCCTCCTCCCGTAGTTCCCCGCCACTTTTTATGCCCATAACAGATGCAACGCCGGTAAAGACGAGGGCGGCGATTATGGATATCTTCCCTATTATCATGAAGTTCCCGGCCCAGCCCTGCCCGAAGACAAGGATAAGATATAACATCCCCGAATGAAAAATAGCGCCGCAGAGGAAGAGTATACTCAGGAGCGCCTTGAAGTTCGAGGGTATGGCGAGGGAGAGGAGCACCAACCCGGCGACTATATTAAGCAACGCTTCGAGGTTCCCGTGCGCGTGCACCGCGCTCCCCACGAGTCCTGCCTTTTTGGAGGCCTGTAGGTAATCCATTATGCCCGTTACAGCCGGGGCTATCTTCTCCTCCTCCCCCGCGCGCACCTGCTCGACCACGGCGGCGGTCTCCTTCATGACCTCATTGACCGCGCCCTTACCCGGCAGGAGCAGTACGGGGCCGAGGAGCGCCGTGCATGCGAAGTAGAAGAACCCGAATACGATATTAATCTTTCCGTTCATACATACCTCCTTCTGCTTTGAGGGTTTCGATATCCTCTTCTGTAAAGGCCTTCCTGCCGTGGACCATGGCGGATATGATGCCGTGCCTCTCGACAAGCTCGTGGACGAAGACGGCAAAGAGATGGGCCGCGACGAAGAACAGTATGAAGAAGTAGCCCGCCTCGTGCAGCTCTATGGCGAAGAGCTCCTCCCGCATGTGCTCTGGGGTGTTGAATATCATGGTGCCCGTCAGTATCTGCGCGGCCGCCACGGCGAAGAAGGCGACGTATATGATACCGGCAAACGAGTTATGCGCGAAGTATAGGGGCGGCTCGCCCTTGAGCCTGCCGGCGTAGTAGCGGAGCGTATCGACGAAGACCCTCCTCTGGTAGGGACTGAGGGGAAGCATGTCGTTCAACCGGGCCGTGCGCGGGCCGACAGAGAGCCACAGAAGCCTCGTGAAGAGCCCGGCCCCGAAGAGGTAGCCGAAGGCGAGGTGGATGAAGAGGAGTTTATCGCGCGCCGCGCCTTCTATCTCCTCGCCGAGGAGGATAATCACCGTTCCGGTTACGAGCTGCAACCCGAGTGTGACCGTATTCCACCAGTGGGCCGTACGCAGGAAGACGTCCCAGACGGGCTTATATCGGTAGGTCGGTTCGGCCATAACGTACCGCGATTTTAGCACAATTTTGCCGAGGGTGAATGAAAAAGCTGGGGAAAAGGGATGGGAGGGGGAGGTCATTGCGAGGAGCCCCCTTCGATCGTTCGCCCTGAGCCTGTCGAAGGGCGAAGCAATCTCTCATCCGTTTCGGTGTGGGGACACACCGAAACATCAAATCATGTCATTCCCGCTGGAGCCTGCCCCGTACTTGATACGGGGCGGGAATCCAGGTCTGCAGGGTGAAACAATGCCCACCTTACGAGGCTGTCAGACGAATATTAGCACTGTACATTCTGTCTTCCTTAATCCTCAATCTTCCCTAATCATTTCCCCCCCATGTCCTTCGTCGTCACCCCTAACCTTACTGCCTGTCTCTATCAACAAAATAGCACGTTTTGTCTCTAGGGTATTGTCTGGTGTCAGTATGCCCGAAAAATAATAGAATCTAGGGTGGCGGGTTTCTATTTTATAGGTTGCGCCCTCAATGGCCAAAAAAGAAAATGATCCATCATATTTTTTAAGCACTTCTCCTTCCCATAATATATCACCATCTTGAAAGTGTGTCATTGCCTTATCTGTAATATAACCATCGAACTTTCGCAACAAATCCGTTCTGATATCTTCTTTTGAGGGAACATTTAATCCCGTTATAGTTACTGTTAGAAATTCCACCGATTCCGGTGTAGTCCATTTTGAAGTTACCGGAAGACGTGTATTTTTTTCATACACGTTGACAGTGACCTTCTTAATAAATTTTCCTATTTTTCCCATGGTTTTGGTTGAAGCATCTATATACCAGCCCTTTACTGTTTGCCTCGAGTATGGCCTAACGCTGAATTTATCAGGGCTCGCCGCAATCAAAATGATTTCTCGATCTCCAGACCAAAAACTATAACCTTTTGGAAGAATAAGGGAGCTATCATCAAAATAATACTTTTTCTCTTTTGTTCCCTCATCTATCTCTTCGCTTTTGATCACACAGCTAAAATCACCTGCCTGCAAGACATCGCACGTTGTATCTGGCCCAAAAGGATTTTTAATCTCAACCGTACTGGGCATATACTCTTCCCACTTCAGTGATCTTCCACGGAAGTCACAGGATAAATATGCACATTGAGAACCAGAGCATCCGGCCCTATGTCTCCACTGTTCACTTCGGTGATCATAAGCTATTTCATATCGTGCCGTACGTATTTTCCCAGAGATTCTGGCACTAAATTTATTAATGGGTGTTACTCGAAAATTTTCAACATCCAAAAAACGTTCCCCTGTAGCCATAGATGTACTTTTACAACCTGAAGCAAACAACCCTTCAGGAACAAGACAGATTGAAAAAAGTATTATCATAAAGAGGCAGACTTTTGCCATCACAAGATCCTTCTTTTTGTTTTCGATTGTTTTTTTGATGATATTATGGTCCATCGATGATTTCGCCTCCTTCAGCATCGTTTATAGTTTCAAGACGAATTTTTTTTCCTTTCTCAACCAATAAAACCTTTTTTCTTATTTGTGGCTTTTTGTCAATATTTATAATCCCAGAAAAAGATAAGTACTTTCCATGAGAAGCATTTATTCGATAAGTTGAACCTACCATTCCCTTAAAAATGACAGTCTGGCTGCTTTGTTCTAAATTTTCTTTTATATTCACATATTCGTCCAAGTACTCGATTATTTTCTCTGCCTCTTTTTTGTTGTAGCCAAGTTCAGTGCACCTATCGATCAATCGTTGATTGGAAGGAGTCGTAATGGCTGTTATTCTAACTGTGGGGGTCAGAGGCAAACGACTTTCTTTGTCCTGAAAAACTATAATAACAGTAGCAATGTTTTGGTCTGCAAAACGGTTGACAGCTTTTTCGACATCGAACTTTTCAGGTGGAACAGGGGTGTATTTATAATACCAAATTGGTATTTCTGCAAGACCTTGAGCACGGAATCTAATGCCATCAGGAGGAGAAATAGGTTCTACCTCAACAGATTTAAGCTCGGAGGTGGCTGTGTAGTTTTTTTTTGCCGATGGCCTACGAAAGTATTCCTGTTCATAAGAAGGTGTCTTAATAGTTGTTCGGAATACCCCACCTGAAGATACTTCTGCACTATATTTTCCATAGGGCGTGCGAATTAAAACTCTGCTTGGCATCCAGTTATGCCACTTTACCGTAATTCGTTCTTTAGACTCGTATCTGCCACCAATAAACACTCTGAATGTTTCAATTTCGTATGCGCTTTCAATTATTCGACCAAAAACTTCAACGGTGTGGTCGTCAATAATACGCATATTAGGATCGGAAACAGAAAATTTAGCATTCCCTGTCTGCCGCGTTCTAGTTTCCCAATGGCCTGTCTTCTGGGGTGTCTGTGGTGTGGGTGTGGCAGCACAGCCCTGAATTATAAGAATTGTAAAAATTATATAGAGATAGACTTTGAGTTTTCTTCTTATTGCTAATTCAGGATTTCTCGTAAACATTGTCTCAGCAACCTTATTCTTCATCGCTGTCACTCTGACCTGCCCCTATTTGTTCTTCAA harbors:
- a CDS encoding cytochrome b/b6 domain-containing protein — encoded protein: MAEPTYRYKPVWDVFLRTAHWWNTVTLGLQLVTGTVIILLGEEIEGAARDKLLFIHLAFGYLFGAGLFTRLLWLSVGPRTARLNDMLPLSPYQRRVFVDTLRYYAGRLKGEPPLYFAHNSFAGIIYVAFFAVAAAQILTGTMIFNTPEHMREELFAIELHEAGYFFILFFVAAHLFAVFVHELVERHGIISAMVHGRKAFTEEDIETLKAEGGMYERKD